Proteins encoded by one window of Lathyrus oleraceus cultivar Zhongwan6 chromosome 1, CAAS_Psat_ZW6_1.0, whole genome shotgun sequence:
- the LOC127111478 gene encoding WAT1-related protein At3g18200: protein MTSIIREKVKLIVGLLALQFCFAGFHIVSRLALNIGVSKVVYAIYRNFIALFLLSPFAYFLEKNQRPPLTLSLLVQFFLLALLGITANQACYLLGMYYASPTLASAMQNSVPAITFIFASALRLEETNIARREGIAKVVGTIASIGGAIIITLYKGPPLLHLQMNQMQENITLQIDDSSTKNQNWTWGCIFLLGHCLSWAGWIVFQDPVVKKFPAKLTMTSFTCFFGLIQFLIIAAFTENDFEKWKIQSIEELSTILYAGIVASGVMLSLQTWCIQKGGPVFVAVFQPLQTFLVVLMAALILGDKLYSGGIVGAIFIVLGLYLVLWGKANERKTIEASITRPLLDSDEENNDTGAVSKDLP, encoded by the exons ATGACAAGTATTATAAGAGAAAAAGTGAAGCTTATTGTGGGATTACTTGCTCTACAATTTTGTTTTGCAGGATTTCACATTGTCTCTAGACTTGCACTAAACATTGGTGTTAGCAAAGTTGTTTATGCTATTTATAGAAATTTCATTGCCTTGTTTTTGTTGAGTCCATTTGCTTACTTTTTAGAAAA AAATCAAAGACCACCTCTTACACTGTCTTTATTGGTACAGTTCTTCCTATTGGCATTATTGGG AATCACTGCAAACCAAGCATGTTACTTGTTGGGGATGTATTATGCTTCTCCAACTTTAGCTTCTGCAATGCAAAACTCAGTTCCTGCCATCACTTTTATCTTTGCCTCAGCTTTAAG ACTTGAGGAAACCAACATTGCAAGAAGAGAAGGAATAGCAAAAGTTGTAGGAACCATTGCAAGTATAGGAGGTGCTATTATTATTACTCTATACAAAGGTCCTCCTCTTCTTCACTTGCAAATGAACCAAATGCAAGAAAACATCACCTTACAAATAGATGATTCTTCAACAAAAAATCAAAATTGGACATGGGGTTGCATATTCTTGCTTGGACATTGTTTATCATGGGCCGGTTGGATAGTTTTTCAG GATCCTGTTGTGAAGAAGTTTCCAGCTAAACTCACAATGACTTCATTCACATGTTTCTTTGGATTGATCCAATTCTTGATCATAGCAGCCTTTAcagaaaatgattttgaaaagtgGAAGATACAATCAATAGAAGAGCTTTCTACCATCCTATATGCT GGAATTGTGGCATCAGGGGTTATGTTATCTCTCCAAACATGGTGTATTCAAAAGGGTGGTCctgtctttgttgctgtgtttCAACCATTACAAACTTTCCTAGTTGTTCTCATGGCTGCACTTATTCTTGGAGATAAGTTATACTCTGGAGG GATCGTTGGTGCTATTTTCATTGTTCTTGGTCTATACTTGGTTCTATGGGGCAAAGCCAACGAAAGAAAGACGATTGAAGCATCGATAACAAGGCCATTGCTTGATTCAGATGAAGAGAATAACGATACTGGTGCAGTTTCGAAAGACTTACCTTAA